The DNA region atataaaactaaattatgatATCTCTACATACTTTCAAATATATAAGCTTATGCAAAGCCTTTAAAATCatgccaaaaaaaaattaatattaaaaaaataaaaataataatccaaTTTCTCATTCAAGGGAAAGTACCGCAACAACAGATAacctaaatgaattttttttaaatgtattatttcttttaatatttaataaaaattactttatattatagtgttaaaagagattaaatattttatttagtggtgttaagttatttttacttattcgttaaaagttttaatatatttattattatttgaaatatagaaAGATAACAATACTCCCATAAATCTGTGAACTTTTGTCtctttaatataaattcttatGAACTAGGGTTAagatatgtttgattttatttatatacaaaaacaaattatttattaaaacttaaaCTGAATCAAATTAAACAGctgtaataaatataacaaagaATTGATTAGACacaataaatacattaaaataaagatGATAGAcataaaaacaactttaaacATATCAGTAGTGACATAAAGATTACAAATGGTTTTTACCATCACTCTGCCTCACCACATCAGAACATTTCAAATATTACTATTTTAACAATTCTTAatgtcttttcttttttttctctccatggacttgtttgatgtacttaaaaatattttattggatattaaaaaattaatatatatatatatattatttgttaaaaaatatgttatttgaaggtaaatttaattcaatttattctcATATGTTTAATAAGATTCatcatatacatattttattcactCCAATCTATTCCGTTGAAGTTAGTTAAAacatgtttgattataattgtTTGAGTTAGCTTTtacacaaaattaatatattattacgCAAATGTTAAACGTTTATCTTATAATCTCAATCCTGCGTCCAgagtttttaatttgataaattatcataatttatatattttttaaaattaatatttttaaaaaataaaatattttaatattttatatttgaaaaaaataaaaacaagatgtAAATAGGAAActtcattttttcaaaacatacaatTAGGTCATTCCACTTAAAGAGtagcattaaaaaaaaaaaattttttgtCAAGGTTTgaatcattatttatttgattgaatttataacttttttttaataaattaagttaaattattatttttaatgctaaaatattatatatctctaTGTTACTTGTTAAAGGttaaaaaacactttttttttttataaaaattcaactATATGGCTTTGACTGGTTGCAATTAGCCATTTACATATATAGTTTAAAGTATTTCTTGATTGTATTTACAAGTGATGTTGATATTCTTGTGTCCAAAATATTTGCAGCTActctagatttttattttaaaaaatattaactatacTAAAACAGACAAACCTACATATAATAGAAAAGTATTAGCTACCAATTAAACATTTTTGTAAACATGcttaataattttgaagaaattgtCAGAACAATTCATTATCATCTTAAACAATAtaccaattaatttttaaatccaTTGATGTGATTAAATgcttaaataactttttttaattagttggcCTAGAGCTATCATTATATCCTCTTGATCATTAGTGTATTTCAGTTGACATGATTAAGACATCCATATATATCCATGGACAAAACATATCTAAGCACCTCTCCATCAACCctacttctttcttcttcatcacaaATCTTATCTTCTTCAccacttttgtttttttacaaataatagaTACTTTTTTCTCAATCTTTAGCATATATTCATTTCCCTTAATTATCATCTTACcttccaaatattccatcaatTTCCTTTTTCTAGATTAaggaataatatattttatcttccTTCTTCATCTAAGTAAGTAATTCTAACAATACAAAGCCTCGTGAAGTCTATTTCTAATATCTTTTAGTCGACACCATCGGGTGAAGTCTGATTCCTAGTTGACATGCTAGAGTAGAGTTGGGCATCgtgcataaacgttcgtattAGACTCGAGTAAATTGTGTTAAACTCTTAATCGTGttgtgttgtgtcgtgtctcaGTCTTATccgtgtcgtatcgtgtcttaacccactcaaaatattatgattcacggactttttcgtgtcgtgctaactcgtgtttaaactCGTGTTTCGTATTATTCCGACTAAATTATGTCACTGTGTCAACACaatcgtgtcttgacacactcatcttaattatttatttatttatttattttatattgttagtaaaaattataaaatattattattaatttattttaatttagaaaatttaaattaatttaataagttaaatgtattaaatttatttaatatttaaaatatgtaagtataaattttaaataaatttaatacatttaatttattaaattaatttaaaatttctaatttaaaataaattaataatcacattttataatttttactaacaatataatttaatatatataaataaataaaaaattaatagagaGTGTCAAAACACGTTTATGTTGACACGAGACAAAAtttagtcggaataacacgaaacataaatttaaatacgagttagcacgacacgaataaactcgtagacacgaataacacgacacgGAAGAGTctgtgaatcataatattttgagtgagtcaAGACACTATACGACACAGATGAGATTGAGACATGACACACCACACGTTTAAAAGTCTAACACGACTTACCCGAGTCGAATATGAACGTTTATGAACTATGCCCGACTCTAATCAGGTGATTGGATTTATTAAATGAGATTATAAATAATGTCAGCGCTACAAAGCTATAGCCTAAGTGGGCATACTTCTTACTTTTGAATGTCTAGTGGGCCTCTAAGTCTTATCAACAAGCCCAAATCAAGCAGCCATTAATCCAAAGGCAGTTTATGTAAAACTGTTAAAGCTGTGTAATTtgtaaattcaaattgaattaatttacttaaaatataataataatttttaaattaattatataaaaataataattatcagattaataaaaataaataaatatttacttagaaaaataaaatatataatattatatttctaaaaataaaataaaacaaactatTTTTCTAGTAGAGGTTTTTATTATTCGGTTTTGAGTTATTCATTTCgcgtttttcaaattttatattttgtaagcAAATTCAAAAACTATTCGAAATTGGAATtcgatttattaatattttttaaacaatttcgAAAACTATTCAAAATTGGAATTCATTTTCATGtacatgtgttttttttttcttttttcctctATGGAAAGAGGGGATGCCTTTCATGtacatgtgttttttttttctttcctctaTGGAAAGAGGGGATGCGATCTAGCTTCTCCTTCTTATAatagttttcataatttaaatgattgattaagatatattaaatatagaATTCCTTATTACAATAAGTCTTTGCActtatctaatttaatatataataaaatatataattgtttaattatatctaaaaaaaattaaataataaattcagTTTTTAAGTTTGATATTCAAGTTAAAACCaactcaaaatcaaaacaaaaatcgtatttaaatttgaattagtgTAAAAACAATAATGGTCTTTCCActtatctaatttaatatataataaaatatataattgtttaattatatctaaaaaaataaataataaattcagTTTTTAAGTTTGATATTCAAGTTAAAACCAACTcgaaatcaaaacaaaaaccatatttaaatttgaattagtgtaaaatttgatttgaaaaccaataataaaattcaaatttggtttattctaattgatgaaatattttcaaaccaAATTGAACACCCCTAATCTATTCCACTCCCACATTTGACAGCACAGAAGAAGCGAAAATGTATGCTGATGAGCAACAACATTGTAGAGAAtgttttaacctaaaaaaatgtgtaatagGTTTCATGAAACAACCTCAAAGAAGAACCAAGGAATCTAAAGATGTTTGAAGAATAAAAATCATCagttttcaaatgaaaatatgaaaaaaatgaatcCAAATAGTTTTCAGAATGAAATCAAATGGACTTTCCAAGATGAGTAATAACAAATGTTTGACCTAACAAGTTCAAAGATTCTTATAATATCATCCTCAAAAAGATTGTCTTTTAGGTTCTACAATGATAATCAGAAAAGAACAGGAATCTTTTCCATAACCCTAAACCTGAATCTCAATCAAGAACATAGCAAGCAAACAAACAACtatcaagaactcaaaaagCACTTTGAAAACATTCCAACAGAAcatataaagtatatatatgaaatgactTACTTAGTCAAAACAAAGAAACGATAACATTACTGAAAAGAAATGAACCAGAAGATCTCAAAAGCGAAGCTTGGTGAAGAACCACCTATTCTTCCCAGTCTTGAAACGTTCCTCAAGCCGAGCCTTGATCTCTTTAGCAGCGGTTACCTTCTTGTCCCTGGACTGAAGAGCCTCGACAGAAACAACATCTTTGAGATCGACATCTAGAGTGTATCGAGTAGGCATGATGTGATTGTAATTGACGAGCTTGAGGAAAGCCTTAACCCTAGATTTCTTGGCCGTTTTCTTAGCTGAGTCTTTACGGATTACCTTCTTAGGGTATTTGGAGATACCGGCTACGAGGCAATGTCCGTAAGGGCGGTCTCTGGTACCATCGTCGAAGGGACGGACAATGACGGCCTTCCGTCCGGCAAATCGACCTTGAAGAAGCACTACGGCTTTGTTGGGTTTCAAAAACTTCACCATTTTTGCCGATTgctctcttctttctctctgcAAATTGGGCACGGCGCAATAAAACTGCAATCTTTAGGGTTTCTTGAACTTGTACTCAAAATGGGCACAGCGATAAAATGACCCGTTACGGGCTTGTTTGGAAACGGGTAAATCCGGACCAAATCTGTGTTGGGTCGGGCTTAGAttcttgttttatatatatattttttattttatcccaaaattcatgttatttaagtttttaattttctttttgagaaaggtcaattttttttagggttttaattagggaaatttgatgaaatggccctcataagaggtctaattccaaaaaaggcccacggttgataaagttggcaaaaagggtcTTTTTGCCCTGTgaaaagtctgtaatacccCTTGCGCGCCTGTTTTatcgctcaattacgagaaatgtatttctcgcatttggtgctcaattacgagaaatgtatttctcgcatttggtatttctcgcatttggtgctcaatcacgagaaatgtatttctcgcatttagTTTTTCTCGTCTTTGGTATTTCTCGcctttggtatttctcgcatttggtatatctgagtatatatattgagattcgGACATTTCTCGCTAGGGTTTCGAATCGATCTACAATAAACTACGAAATAACAATCTCCAATAGAAGACGCGATTGCGATGCATTGATCTCTGGATATCAGATTAACACACATACATGACGACGACTCAAGACAAGAACGCCTTATCATCGGAGGCTCCACTTGCCCCCGTCACCGTCGAACGCAATGTTCGCTCCGACCTCGACACCACAATTCCAAAGGTTTGTATGTATTCTCTAGCTAGATCttgttctttcaaattattagaTCTTTGAGATTGGGTCTTTCATCAAATATGCAGACTTGGCTAGATAGGTCAACTGGGTTTGAAGGAAATGGTTGGTATTATATGAAATTAGAAATTCGAATACCTAAAGATTCTTTATCATCCAAATATATTGTGATTTTTGTGCTATTACTAAgtattaaaaatctcaaatatattaaaattgtaacataaaattataattgtaattaattttttatttataaattttattcgtatgtatattatttttatattttaaaaataaattttaattaaaaatgataatatttaattataattgtatgatgcaataaaaataatttattttaaaatatttaaacaatttatatgtTTAGGTTACATTTTAACAACAATTAATCAAAAGTTGtctcttctttctttatttattttcacttatttatttattttttctaataaaaattgttcttctttatttattttcgtGTTTATCAGAATCTAAAAAGTTTAAGATTGAGAGACTTAACGAGACTATTTTGAGTTTATTGGAATCTAACATTCAtcaattcaattccaattttgaGTTTATCGGATTCTAAATCCGAAGGGTTAGAACATAA from Impatiens glandulifera chromosome 5, dImpGla2.1, whole genome shotgun sequence includes:
- the LOC124938619 gene encoding 60S ribosomal protein L27-3-like — translated: MVKFLKPNKAVVLLQGRFAGRKAVIVRPFDDGTRDRPYGHCLVAGISKYPKKVIRKDSAKKTAKKSRVKAFLKLVNYNHIMPTRYTLDVDLKDVVSVEALQSRDKKVTAAKEIKARLEERFKTGKNRWFFTKLRF